The genomic DNA CGCCTTCGCGTTGCGAACGGCGTCCTCGATGCGGTGCTTGCGCTCCTTGAGCTCGACCTCGGTGGCGGCACCGGCCTTGATGACGGCCACGCCGCCGGCCAGCTTCGCCAGACGCTCCTGGAGCTTCTCGCGGTCGTAGTCCGAGTCGGAGTTCTCGATCTCGGCACGGATCTGGTTGACCCGGCCGGCGACCTGGTCGGCCGAGCCGGCGCCGTCGACGATCGTGGTCTCGTCCTTGGTGATGACGACCTTGCGGGCGCGACCGAGCAGGTCGATGCTCGCGTTCTCCAGCTTGAGGCCGACCTCCTCGGAGATGACCTCGCCGCCCGTGAGGATGGCGATGTCGCCGAGCATGGCCTTGCGGCGGTCACCGAAGCCCGGAGCCTTGACGGCGACGGACTTGAAGGTGCCACGGATCTTGTTGACGACCAGGGTCGACAGGGCCTCGCCCTCGACGTCCTCGGCGATGATCAGCAGCGGCTTGCCCGACTGCATGACCTTCTCGAGGAGCGGGAGCAGGTCCTTGACGGAACTGATCTTGGAGTTGGCGATCAGGATGTACGGGTCGTCGAGCGACGCCTCCATACGCTCCATGTCGGTGGCGAAGTACGCCGAGATGTAGCCCTTGTCGAAGCGCATACCCTCGGTGAGCTCGAGCTCCAGACCGAAGGTCTGGGACTCCTCGACGGTGATGACGCCTTCCTTGCCGACCTTGTCCATCGCCTCGGCGATGAGCTCGCCGATCTGGGTGTCGGCGGCGGAGATGGAGGCCGTCGAAGCGATCTGCTCCTTGGTCTCGACATCCTTCGCCTGCTCGAGCAGGGCACCGGAGACGGCCTCGACGGCCTTCTCGATACCGCGCTTGAGAGCCATCGGGTTGGCGCCGGCGGCTACGTTGCGCAGGCCCTCGCGGACGAGCGCCTGGGCGAGGACGGTCGCGGTGGTCGTACCGTCACCGGCGACGTCGTCCGTCTTCTTGGCGACTTCCTTGACCAGCTCGGCGCCGATCTTCTCGTACGGGTCCTCGAGCTCGATCTCCTTGGCGATGGAAACACCATCGTTGGTGATCGTGGGGGCGCCCCACTTCTTCTCGAGGACGACGTTGCGGCCCTTGGGGCCAAGGGTGACCTTGACGGCGTCGGCGAGCTGGTTCATCCCGCGCTCGAGACCGCGCCGTGCCTCCTCGTCGAACGCGATGATCTTGGCCATGTGAAGTGGTCCTCCCGGACTGGGGTGGATTGCTCCGGACCGCGCTGGCGCCCGCGACGGACGGCCTGCCTGCCCCGTGGTTCCTTGCACCACCTGGCCTGCGGGCCTCACCGACCCGGTCCTTCGTTATCACTCTCACCTTCAGAGTGCTAACGCCAATGATTAGCACTCGCCCCTGCCGAGTGCAAGCGGCTCCAGGCAATCCGCAGGTGAACGCACCTGTGCGCCCCACACGTGCGCAGGCGCTCCGGACGCCCCGGGGCAGACCGAAGGGCCCGTACCCCGGAGGGGATACGGGCCCTTCGTCACGTCGAACAGTCAGTCGGCGCGTGCTTCAGCCGGTCGCCAGTCGGACCATGTCCGCCTGCGGCCCCTTCTGGCCTTGCGAGATCTCGAAATCGACCCGCTGACCCTCTTCCAGGGTGCGGTAGCCGTCCATCTGAATCGCGCTGTAGTGGACGAATACATCCGCACCACCGTCGACCGCGATGAAGCCGTACCCCTTCTCCGCGTTGAACCACTTGACGGTGCCCTGAGCCATGCCTAACTCCCCTATTACTGGCCCTTGCACAGGACCGCACTTCGCGGACCCGGGTCAGACCTCACCCCCCAATGGCTTGGGGGTGTGCGCCGGAACGCGTCGACCGCGGCTGAATGTATCTGTCCAACTGCCCTCTGCAACAGGTCAATCGGACGAGAATTCT from Streptomyces avermitilis MA-4680 = NBRC 14893 includes the following:
- the groL gene encoding chaperonin GroEL (60 kDa chaperone family; promotes refolding of misfolded polypeptides especially under stressful conditions; forms two stacked rings of heptamers to form a barrel-shaped 14mer; ends can be capped by GroES; misfolded proteins enter the barrel where they are refolded when GroES binds), whose translation is MAKIIAFDEEARRGLERGMNQLADAVKVTLGPKGRNVVLEKKWGAPTITNDGVSIAKEIELEDPYEKIGAELVKEVAKKTDDVAGDGTTTATVLAQALVREGLRNVAAGANPMALKRGIEKAVEAVSGALLEQAKDVETKEQIASTASISAADTQIGELIAEAMDKVGKEGVITVEESQTFGLELELTEGMRFDKGYISAYFATDMERMEASLDDPYILIANSKISSVKDLLPLLEKVMQSGKPLLIIAEDVEGEALSTLVVNKIRGTFKSVAVKAPGFGDRRKAMLGDIAILTGGEVISEEVGLKLENASIDLLGRARKVVITKDETTIVDGAGSADQVAGRVNQIRAEIENSDSDYDREKLQERLAKLAGGVAVIKAGAATEVELKERKHRIEDAVRNAKAAVEEGIVAGGGVALIQASSVFEKLELTGDEATGANAVRLALEAPLKQIAVNGGLEGGVIVEKVRNLPVGHGLNAATGEYVDMIAEGIIDPAKVTRSALQNAASIAALFLTTEAVIADKPEKAAAGGAPGGMPGGDMDF
- a CDS encoding cold-shock protein, with protein sequence MAQGTVKWFNAEKGYGFIAVDGGADVFVHYSAIQMDGYRTLEEGQRVDFEISQGQKGPQADMVRLATG